Proteins encoded by one window of Desulfovulcanus ferrireducens:
- the glmM gene encoding phosphoglucosamine mutase produces MGNRLFGTDGLRGQANIFPMLPEIVLRLGLAAGQYFRNGHKKHRVLIGKDTRLSGYVFESALTSGFCASGMDVYLVGPMPTPAISFLTRNMRADLGVVISASHNPFMDNGIKFFDRSGFKLPDSVEDEISEMVLSPDMDWKHPQPEMMGRAFKIQDSPGRYIVYLKNSFPADLTLDGLKIVLDCANGATYRVAPLIFEELGAKVIKVGVSPDGLNINKKCGSLYPEVAASLVRDHGADIGLALDGDGDRLIVVDEQGRVLDGDQIMAICAQELMEHDQLPGRLLVTTVMSNMALEIFMQEKGGKLLRTKVGDRYVVEAMREKGAILGGEQSGHLIFLNYSTTGDGILAALQLLKIMAQKGKPLSELAGLLTPFPQRLINVHVERKVPFEQVPSIQLAVKDAKDKLKGRGRVLLRYSGTEPVARVMVEGENEELVESIAQDLAQAVEDGLMG; encoded by the coding sequence ATGGGAAACAGGCTCTTTGGCACTGATGGTTTACGAGGACAGGCCAATATTTTCCCAATGTTGCCGGAGATAGTGCTTCGTTTGGGCCTGGCAGCAGGCCAATATTTTCGTAACGGACATAAAAAACATCGTGTATTGATTGGCAAAGATACCCGTCTTTCAGGATATGTTTTTGAAAGTGCTCTTACTTCTGGTTTCTGTGCTTCTGGAATGGATGTTTACTTGGTCGGGCCGATGCCTACACCTGCTATTTCTTTTTTGACCAGAAATATGCGTGCGGACTTAGGGGTTGTGATTTCGGCCTCGCATAATCCTTTCATGGACAATGGGATTAAATTTTTTGATCGTTCCGGGTTTAAACTTCCGGACAGTGTAGAAGACGAGATTTCAGAGATGGTCCTTTCGCCTGATATGGATTGGAAACATCCTCAGCCGGAGATGATGGGCCGTGCCTTTAAAATCCAGGACAGTCCAGGGCGATATATTGTTTATTTAAAAAATAGTTTTCCGGCCGATCTCACATTGGATGGACTTAAAATTGTTCTTGATTGTGCTAATGGAGCCACTTACCGGGTAGCGCCTCTTATTTTTGAAGAGTTAGGAGCCAAAGTGATCAAGGTTGGCGTTTCTCCTGACGGGTTAAACATCAACAAGAAATGCGGTTCATTATATCCAGAAGTGGCAGCCAGTCTGGTGCGCGATCACGGTGCGGATATCGGTCTGGCCTTAGATGGAGATGGAGACAGGTTAATAGTTGTAGACGAGCAGGGGAGAGTTTTAGATGGGGACCAGATAATGGCCATTTGTGCCCAGGAACTCATGGAACATGATCAGCTTCCGGGGAGACTCCTTGTGACTACAGTGATGAGCAACATGGCTCTCGAGATTTTTATGCAGGAAAAAGGTGGAAAACTTTTGCGTACCAAGGTAGGTGACCGCTATGTAGTTGAGGCGATGCGGGAGAAAGGGGCTATCTTAGGTGGTGAGCAGTCAGGACATTTAATTTTTCTCAATTACAGTACCACAGGAGATGGCATCCTGGCTGCGTTACAGTTATTAAAAATTATGGCTCAAAAGGGGAAACCCCTGTCTGAGTTGGCAGGTTTGTTGACTCCTTTTCCTCAAAGACTGATTAATGTGCATGTTGAGCGCAAAGTGCCTTTTGAACAGGTGCCCAGTATCCAGTTGGCCGTAAAAGATGCGAAAGATAAACTTAAAGGAAGGGGCAGAGTTCTATTGCGCTATTCAGGCACTGAACCGGTAGCCAGGGTCATGGTAGAAGGTGAAAATGAGGAACTGGTAGAAAGCATTGCTCAGGATTTGGCTCAGGCTGTGGAAGATGGGTTAATGGGGTGA
- a CDS encoding CdaR family protein: protein MGKIRSFINNWQYRFLALALAFFAWYLVSGREKVEIWVDVPLEIINLPPNYLITKGMLNKIQVRIRGTKALLERVEEKKISYTLDLSNVRKGSNVLVLNPKNIAFPRPLEVVEVIPSRLELMVDELVIKEVPVTVKWQSQISRYFELISVRSQPESITIKGPSTLVEKIKDIKTKVVEIKERVPLTWVGKIGLDLLPEIEADVGEVQVEFKFVPKTKELWVRRPIVFKKPRGITVVSDQEFVRLKLAIPLYRLKEEGWRDKIRVRLEVKKNMQPGNYDLDYQVLLPPDTKLLQKRPEKVAVQIRGEKKEDGKIRR, encoded by the coding sequence ATGGGAAAAATAAGAAGTTTTATCAATAACTGGCAGTATAGATTTTTGGCCCTGGCCCTGGCCTTTTTTGCCTGGTATCTGGTCAGTGGTCGAGAAAAGGTAGAGATCTGGGTGGACGTCCCTCTGGAAATTATTAATTTGCCTCCTAATTATCTAATTACCAAGGGTATGTTGAATAAAATCCAGGTACGTATCAGAGGGACAAAAGCCCTTCTGGAAAGAGTGGAAGAGAAAAAAATTAGTTACACCCTGGATTTATCCAATGTGCGTAAAGGAAGCAATGTTTTGGTCTTAAATCCCAAGAACATTGCCTTCCCCAGGCCGTTGGAGGTCGTAGAGGTGATTCCTTCCAGGCTCGAGTTAATGGTGGATGAGTTGGTTATCAAAGAGGTTCCGGTTACAGTGAAATGGCAGAGTCAAATTAGCAGGTATTTCGAGCTCATAAGCGTTCGGTCACAGCCGGAATCTATTACTATTAAAGGGCCAAGTACTCTGGTTGAAAAGATTAAGGATATTAAGACCAAAGTTGTTGAAATTAAAGAGCGCGTGCCACTAACGTGGGTAGGAAAAATCGGTTTGGACCTTTTGCCAGAGATTGAGGCAGACGTTGGTGAAGTACAGGTGGAGTTTAAATTTGTCCCAAAGACCAAGGAGCTTTGGGTACGCAGACCTATCGTGTTTAAGAAACCACGAGGCATAACAGTTGTCTCTGATCAAGAATTTGTGCGTTTAAAATTGGCTATACCTTTGTACCGCTTGAAAGAAGAGGGCTGGCGGGATAAGATTCGTGTTCGGTTAGAAGTAAAAAAGAATATGCAACCAGGCAACTATGATTTAGATTATCAGGTATTATTACCGCCTGATACTAAGTTACTTCAGAAGCGACCAGAGAAAGTCGCTGTTCAGATCAGAGGAGAGAAGAAGGAAGATGGGAAGATAAGAAGATGA